From Anaerolineae bacterium, a single genomic window includes:
- a CDS encoding glycosyltransferase, which produces MHILIGVLVGLYVVSALLLSLYALGALVLLVLWRWGRARPMPPSVIPADWPRVLVQLPVYNERAVIARLVDAVAALDYPRDRLFVQVLDDSTDETSELIARLVAHYSALGYAMVHLRRTERRGYKAGALEEGLKQQSADLVAVFDADFVPPPDFLRRVVPFFCADEQLGMVQTRWGHLNALENALTRAQALSLDGHFAIEQAARSRGGLLLNFSGSAGVWRLACIKAVGGWSAATLAEDLDLSYRAQLNGWRFLYLPDVVVPAEIPPQIAAYTQQQSRWAKGTTQNLLLHGPTLWRSRLNLLQKFMGTLHLAQYLTHPLMLFLLLLTVPLLLAGKLGSLPLASLGLLGFAPPMLYLAGQMALYDDWPRRILIFPVLMGLGTGLALRNTLAVLAALRGEPNEFRRTPKFRNLSWRQSSYALQQGWLLPGEVFLTLYAILAMSLAHQHVPSLAPFMAVYVFAFGLVSGWSLLEGLQLHWRARTEQVSVRKRVSA; this is translated from the coding sequence ATGCATATCCTCATTGGAGTCCTGGTTGGCCTCTATGTGGTTAGCGCGCTTTTGCTCTCACTTTATGCCCTGGGCGCGCTGGTGCTGCTGGTGTTATGGCGGTGGGGGCGTGCTCGCCCTATGCCGCCATCAGTAATCCCCGCCGACTGGCCACGTGTGCTGGTGCAACTACCGGTCTATAACGAACGGGCGGTTATCGCACGCCTGGTCGACGCTGTGGCGGCTCTGGATTACCCGCGCGATCGCCTGTTCGTGCAGGTGCTGGACGATTCAACGGATGAAACCAGCGAACTGATCGCCCGCCTGGTTGCTCACTACAGCGCGCTTGGCTACGCAATGGTGCACCTCCGGCGGACAGAGCGCCGGGGGTACAAAGCCGGGGCGCTGGAAGAGGGCCTCAAGCAACAGAGCGCCGACCTGGTGGCGGTGTTTGATGCGGACTTTGTCCCGCCACCTGATTTTCTACGGCGTGTAGTGCCGTTCTTCTGCGCTGATGAACAGCTGGGTATGGTGCAAACGCGCTGGGGCCACCTGAACGCGCTGGAGAACGCCCTGACACGCGCGCAGGCGTTGAGCCTGGACGGGCACTTTGCGATTGAACAGGCGGCCCGCTCACGGGGTGGACTGCTGCTGAACTTCAGCGGATCGGCGGGTGTATGGCGCCTAGCCTGTATCAAGGCAGTGGGCGGCTGGTCCGCGGCGACACTGGCTGAAGACCTGGACCTGAGCTATCGCGCCCAGCTCAATGGCTGGCGCTTTCTGTATTTACCGGATGTCGTGGTGCCCGCCGAAATCCCCCCACAGATTGCCGCATACACGCAGCAACAGAGCCGCTGGGCCAAGGGCACTACACAGAACCTGCTGCTCCACGGCCCGACGCTATGGCGCAGCCGCCTGAACCTGTTGCAGAAGTTCATGGGGACCCTACACCTGGCCCAGTACCTGACTCATCCGCTGATGCTGTTCCTCCTGCTCCTTACGGTGCCATTGTTGCTGGCCGGTAAGCTAGGCAGCCTGCCGCTGGCGTCGCTGGGGTTGCTCGGTTTTGCCCCGCCAATGCTCTACCTGGCCGGGCAGATGGCCTTGTATGATGATTGGCCTCGTCGCATCCTGATCTTCCCTGTACTGATGGGACTGGGAACCGGGCTGGCCCTGCGTAACACATTGGCTGTCCTGGCGGCACTGCGCGGTGAACCGAATGAGTTTCGCCGAACGCCCAAGTTCCGTAACCTTTCCTGGCGGCAGAGCAGCTATGCCCTGCAACAGGGCTGGTTGCTGCCAGGGGAAGTCTTCCTGACGCTGTATGCCATACTGGCAATGAGCCTGGCCCACCAGCATGTGCCGTCGCTGGCGCCGTTCATGGCCGTGTATGTCTTCGCCTTTGGGCTGGTGAGCGGCTGGAGCCTGCTGGAGGGCCTGCAACTCCACTGGCGCGCCAGGACAGAACAGGTTTCTGTGCGCAAACGGGTATCCGCGTGA
- a CDS encoding flippase-like domain-containing protein encodes MKRWRNLALGLVFSLLFLWLALRDLDWSAVGRTLASARWGFLLLAAGIWTLGLAVRAIRWRVLLGGQVSFSRAFHVLNIGFLINNTLPFRTGDLARAYLVSRDGEGPSGWAALSTVVAERIIDMLAVVILLVAVLPVLTIDRAAVNGGLLMGAVAVVGFAFLLVLAHTPERTLGFLQRLSAPLPLLNRAPLQDLLTRLLAGLRPLTTWRGLLATILWTALAWALSVAGSWVLAQVFPALPQSAEMRAALSLSVVAASFSIIIPFTLASVGPFEAAAIFALLTVRTPQEVAAAYAVVWHAGAVVTYTLWGIVGILSLGLSVSQIRQGAMITVGSPGTSTDAAS; translated from the coding sequence ATGAAACGCTGGCGAAATCTGGCGCTGGGTCTGGTCTTCAGCCTGCTCTTCTTATGGCTGGCTTTGCGTGACCTGGACTGGTCTGCAGTGGGCCGAACGCTGGCCAGCGCTCGCTGGGGCTTTCTGCTCCTGGCAGCTGGAATCTGGACGCTAGGTCTGGCTGTACGGGCGATACGCTGGCGAGTTCTGCTGGGAGGGCAGGTTAGCTTCAGCCGCGCCTTCCATGTACTCAACATCGGCTTTCTGATCAACAACACCCTCCCTTTCCGTACAGGAGACCTGGCCCGCGCTTATCTGGTCAGCCGCGATGGGGAAGGTCCCTCAGGCTGGGCGGCGCTCAGCACCGTCGTCGCCGAACGGATCATTGACATGCTGGCAGTGGTCATCCTGCTGGTTGCTGTGCTGCCCGTGCTGACCATCGACCGTGCCGCTGTCAACGGCGGATTGCTGATGGGCGCGGTGGCGGTTGTTGGATTTGCTTTCTTGCTTGTGCTGGCTCACACCCCTGAGCGAACGCTCGGTTTCCTGCAGCGGTTGAGCGCCCCGCTGCCATTACTGAACCGTGCTCCGCTGCAAGATCTTCTCACCCGCCTGCTGGCGGGCCTGCGCCCGCTGACTACCTGGCGCGGCCTGCTGGCGACCATCCTGTGGACGGCCCTGGCCTGGGCGCTCTCTGTCGCCGGGTCATGGGTGTTGGCCCAGGTTTTCCCCGCTCTGCCGCAGAGCGCAGAAATGCGGGCGGCGCTCAGCCTGTCGGTGGTGGCCGCCTCATTCAGCATCATCATCCCTTTTACGCTGGCCAGTGTCGGCCCATTTGAAGCCGCCGCGATCTTCGCCCTGTTGACCGTTCGTACGCCCCAGGAAGTAGCCGCCGCTTACGCGGTTGTCTGGCACGCCGGAGCGGTCGTCACCTATACCCTGTGGGGTATCGTGGGCATCCTGTCTCTGGGGCTGTCGGTCAGCCAGATCCGGCAGGGAGCCATGATCACGGTGGGTTCTCCCGGAACCTCAACCGACGCCGCCAGCTGA
- the surE gene encoding 5'/3'-nucleotidase SurE, protein MLSEQRPLVLFTNDDGIQSPGLWAAVEALEDCADVLVVAPREQQSGMGRSLPVTSEGRIYEQSRRVNGRTITVYAVDGTPAQAVQHGVLELAPRLPALVVSGINYGENAGNGATISGTVGAALEGASLGIPALAMSLQMPKDLHLTYADVDFSAAAHFTRLFGTWLLENRRLPDDVDALKVDVPAGARPDTPWRVTRLSRRRVYWPTRPERIALNDIGKLGYEYMADPARAEPNSDVYAVLHEGVVAVTPLSLDITSRTDLFRLQQLIRGELRYGE, encoded by the coding sequence ATGTTGAGCGAGCAGCGTCCGTTAGTACTATTCACCAACGACGATGGAATCCAGTCACCCGGCCTGTGGGCAGCGGTGGAAGCGCTGGAAGATTGCGCCGATGTGCTGGTCGTTGCCCCCCGGGAGCAGCAATCCGGTATGGGGCGCAGTCTGCCGGTCACCAGCGAGGGGCGGATTTACGAGCAGAGTCGACGTGTCAACGGCAGGACGATCACCGTTTACGCGGTTGACGGCACACCGGCCCAGGCGGTTCAGCATGGCGTGCTGGAGCTGGCGCCGCGCCTGCCTGCGCTGGTAGTGTCGGGGATCAACTATGGGGAAAACGCCGGGAACGGTGCGACGATCTCCGGGACGGTAGGCGCTGCCCTGGAGGGAGCCAGCCTGGGCATCCCGGCGCTGGCGATGAGCCTGCAAATGCCCAAAGATCTACACCTGACATATGCTGATGTCGATTTTTCCGCGGCGGCGCATTTCACACGTCTGTTCGGGACATGGCTGCTGGAAAACCGGCGTCTGCCGGACGATGTGGACGCCCTAAAGGTGGATGTGCCGGCAGGGGCACGACCGGACACACCGTGGCGGGTGACCCGGCTTTCCCGGCGGCGCGTCTACTGGCCAACGCGCCCGGAGCGAATCGCGCTGAACGACATCGGCAAGCTCGGCTACGAGTACATGGCCGATCCTGCGCGGGCCGAGCCGAACTCGGATGTCTACGCGGTTCTGCACGAAGGGGTGGTAGCGGTAACCCCGCTCAGCCTGGATATCACCTCGCGAACCGATCTGTTCCGGTTGCAGCAACTGATCCGGGGTGAGTTGCGCTACGGTGAATAA
- a CDS encoding methionine adenosyltransferase → MTSPHFFFTSESVTEGHPDKLCDQISDAVLDAIIKDDPNARVACETAVTTGLILVMGEITTSTYVDIATIARDTVRDIGYTRAKYGFDAETCGVIVSIKEQSPDIALGVNRALEAREGQMSDAEIEAIGAGDQGMMIGFACNETPEYMPLTISLANKLARRLAEVRRNGLLDYLRPDGKSQVTVEYAYGKPKRVDTVVVSTQHAPDVAQEQIRADVIEHVIRAVVPLDLLDDRTRIYVNPTGRFVIGGPMGDAGLTGRKIIVDTYGGVARHGGGAFSGKDATKVDRSGAYMARYICKNLVAAGLAERVELQVSYAIGVARPTSLAVETFGTGRISDEKIVELIRAHFDMRPAAIIRDLGLRRPVFKQVAAYGHFGRDDLDLSWERTDKAELLRREAGLA, encoded by the coding sequence ATGACATCGCCCCATTTCTTCTTTACCTCCGAAAGCGTCACGGAAGGCCACCCGGACAAGCTGTGCGACCAGATTTCCGACGCCGTCCTTGACGCGATCATCAAGGACGATCCCAACGCGCGCGTGGCCTGCGAGACAGCGGTCACCACCGGGCTGATCCTGGTGATGGGGGAAATCACGACCAGCACGTATGTCGACATCGCGACAATCGCTCGCGATACCGTGCGCGACATCGGCTACACCCGCGCCAAGTACGGCTTTGATGCGGAGACGTGTGGGGTGATCGTCTCCATCAAAGAACAAAGTCCCGACATCGCCCTCGGCGTCAACCGGGCGCTGGAGGCCCGTGAAGGCCAGATGTCCGACGCCGAGATCGAAGCAATTGGCGCGGGCGATCAGGGCATGATGATCGGTTTCGCCTGCAACGAGACACCTGAATACATGCCCCTGACCATCAGCCTGGCCAACAAGCTGGCCCGCCGGCTGGCGGAGGTGCGCCGCAACGGGCTGCTGGATTACCTGCGCCCGGATGGCAAGAGCCAGGTCACGGTTGAATACGCCTATGGCAAGCCCAAGCGCGTTGACACGGTGGTGGTCAGCACCCAGCATGCGCCCGATGTTGCCCAGGAACAGATCCGGGCCGACGTGATCGAGCATGTCATCCGGGCGGTGGTGCCGCTGGACCTGCTGGATGACCGCACCCGCATCTATGTCAACCCGACCGGGCGCTTCGTCATTGGCGGCCCAATGGGCGATGCCGGTCTGACCGGACGCAAGATCATCGTCGACACGTATGGCGGTGTCGCCCGGCATGGCGGCGGCGCTTTCAGCGGCAAGGACGCGACCAAGGTCGACCGTTCCGGCGCCTATATGGCCCGCTACATCTGCAAGAATCTGGTCGCAGCTGGCCTGGCGGAGCGGGTGGAACTGCAGGTCAGCTACGCCATTGGCGTGGCCCGGCCTACCAGCCTGGCGGTGGAAACGTTCGGCACCGGGCGCATCAGCGACGAGAAGATCGTGGAGCTGATCCGCGCCCATTTCGATATGCGTCCGGCGGCCATCATCCGCGATCTGGGCCTGCGCCGGCCGGTCTTCAAGCAGGTGGCGGCTTACGGCCACTTTGGCCGGGATGATCTTGACCTGAGCTGGGAACGCACCGATAAAGCCGAACTCCTGCGCCGGGAGGCCGGACTGGCCTAG
- a CDS encoding MoxR family ATPase: MIADTARRIRENVQRVIVGKTDIIDLVLTAILSEGHVLLEDVPGTGKTTLAKAIAISLGATFRRIQFTPDLLPSDVTGISFFNQKTQEFEFRPGPILSQVLLTDEINRATPRTQSALLEAMQERQITVDLQTYKLPRPFLVLATQNPIELEGTFPLPEAQIDRFLMKVDIGYPTEQEERDILTRFRLSDPLESLKPVTDPETVLRMIAGVREVRVEASVHNYIVQVIRTTREHPEVDLGASPRATMALYRTSQAWAAIHGRDFVLPDDVKKLAPYVITHRIMLSPQMRLRGRKPEEIVTDIVSTVPVPVEV, from the coding sequence ATGATTGCGGATACTGCCCGGCGGATACGTGAGAATGTGCAGCGCGTTATTGTGGGCAAGACAGACATCATCGATCTGGTGCTCACAGCCATTCTGAGCGAAGGGCATGTGCTGCTGGAAGATGTCCCTGGCACGGGCAAGACCACGCTGGCCAAAGCAATCGCCATCTCGCTGGGCGCGACCTTTCGCCGGATTCAGTTCACCCCGGATTTGCTGCCCAGCGACGTCACGGGCATCAGCTTCTTCAACCAAAAGACGCAGGAGTTCGAGTTCCGCCCCGGCCCTATCCTGAGTCAGGTGCTGCTGACCGATGAGATCAACCGCGCCACACCGCGTACTCAGAGCGCCCTGCTGGAAGCCATGCAGGAGCGACAGATCACGGTTGATCTACAAACCTACAAATTGCCCAGGCCGTTCCTGGTGCTGGCCACTCAGAATCCAATCGAACTGGAAGGGACCTTCCCGCTGCCGGAGGCGCAGATCGACCGCTTCCTCATGAAGGTCGACATTGGCTATCCAACCGAACAGGAGGAACGTGATATTCTAACGCGCTTCCGCCTGTCCGATCCGCTGGAGAGCCTGAAGCCGGTCACCGATCCTGAGACAGTATTGCGCATGATCGCCGGGGTGCGCGAAGTGCGCGTAGAGGCGAGCGTGCACAACTACATCGTGCAGGTCATCCGCACCACACGGGAGCATCCAGAAGTCGATCTGGGCGCCAGTCCGCGGGCAACCATGGCCCTGTACCGCACCAGCCAGGCCTGGGCAGCCATCCATGGCCGCGACTTTGTCCTGCCGGATGATGTCAAGAAGCTGGCCCCATACGTGATCACGCACCGCATCATGCTCAGCCCGCAGATGCGCCTGCGCGGGCGCAAGCCGGAAGAGATTGTGACTGATATCGTGAGCACAGTACCTGTGCCGGTGGAAGTGTAG
- a CDS encoding DUF58 domain-containing protein has translation MALFDFEQAEKELLNGSRRVAEGDSVRSLLDHRWVGMALLLFVVGGIVQNLALVTLTGFMLVVVSAAWLWSRGALNQVTYRRQFEHRRVFPGEMLEVQIIVENRKLLPVGWLRVEDEWPLACAPAEEGRLDEAPTPEIGYLTNTYTLRWYQRVRRRLPVVARQRGIFTIGPAYALSGDPFNLFERGRELRHPDYLIVYPEIKTLEELGLPVKDPIGDMRVRQRLFEDPNRIMGVRNHQPEDDLRHIHWKATARTGTLHTRVYEPTRSANVVFCLNVATFERHWHGFWPDMLEYLVSTTASLASWATEQDYAVGVVANGTLAHADQPFRVLPGRNRLQLTRILETLAGVSYIVTQDFGAFLLEESPHLPWGATLVLITAFVNEALQMAILRLRDSGRRIVLLTLGKDAPPDIPGILIHHLPIQKEPPVLESESGDEEEALTPRQRFLRERARTEAQP, from the coding sequence GTGGCGCTGTTTGACTTTGAACAGGCAGAAAAGGAGCTTTTGAACGGTAGCCGCCGGGTGGCCGAAGGGGACTCCGTGCGCAGTTTGCTGGATCATCGCTGGGTGGGCATGGCCCTGCTGTTGTTTGTGGTGGGGGGGATAGTCCAGAACCTGGCTCTGGTAACCCTGACCGGGTTCATGCTGGTGGTAGTGAGCGCGGCCTGGCTGTGGAGCCGGGGGGCGCTCAACCAGGTGACGTATCGCCGCCAGTTTGAGCATCGCCGTGTCTTCCCCGGCGAGATGCTGGAAGTCCAGATCATTGTAGAAAATCGCAAGTTGCTCCCGGTGGGCTGGCTGCGCGTTGAGGATGAATGGCCGCTGGCCTGCGCACCGGCTGAGGAAGGCCGTCTGGATGAAGCGCCCACGCCGGAGATCGGCTATCTGACCAACACCTACACCCTGCGCTGGTATCAGCGGGTGCGGCGGAGGCTGCCTGTGGTGGCCCGTCAGCGCGGCATCTTCACTATCGGCCCGGCTTACGCCCTCTCCGGCGATCCATTCAACCTGTTTGAGCGTGGCCGCGAGCTGCGCCACCCGGACTACCTGATCGTCTACCCGGAGATCAAGACACTGGAAGAACTGGGCCTGCCGGTCAAAGACCCGATCGGCGACATGCGCGTCCGCCAGCGCCTGTTCGAAGACCCCAACCGGATCATGGGTGTGCGCAATCACCAGCCGGAAGATGACCTGCGCCACATTCACTGGAAAGCCACAGCGCGAACTGGCACCCTGCATACCCGGGTCTACGAGCCGACGCGCAGCGCTAATGTAGTCTTTTGCCTGAATGTGGCGACTTTTGAGCGGCACTGGCATGGCTTCTGGCCAGACATGCTGGAATATCTGGTCAGCACAACGGCATCACTGGCCTCCTGGGCGACAGAGCAGGACTATGCCGTAGGCGTGGTGGCCAACGGGACGCTGGCCCACGCTGACCAGCCCTTTCGCGTGCTACCGGGCCGCAACCGTCTGCAACTGACGCGCATCCTGGAAACTCTGGCCGGGGTCAGTTACATCGTCACGCAGGACTTTGGCGCTTTTTTGCTGGAGGAAAGCCCACACCTGCCATGGGGGGCCACACTGGTGCTGATCACGGCTTTTGTCAACGAGGCCCTGCAGATGGCCATCCTCCGCCTGCGTGACAGTGGCCGCCGGATTGTCCTCCTGACGCTGGGCAAGGATGCGCCACCAGACATCCCCGGCATCCTGATCCATCATCTGCCGATCCAAAAGGAACCGCCGGTGCTGGAATCAGAGTCCGGGGATGAAGAAGAAGCCCTGACGCCTCGCCAGCGTTTCCTGCGCGAACGCGCCCGGACGGAGGCACAGCCGTGA
- a CDS encoding DUF4129 domain-containing protein gives MNLFLRLHDPSLPYVRPQLRQEATHLLAALTEAMWLAPWFVVVLSGAQGAAPPLVLFYVAANIVAALLIVRLLDSRGMWENLRQIVFVAALILALLYTVGVMFPPARQATTVTAISDNVDPIPMVTVPPFIPALIMIGLLWWRGLRLALVPPTPTRLAFGMRLGILFFAAASLVPVARPVMLSALPPFFFFGLLGTSLARAIALRESGGVAVAFGPRWTAFMILAVSGITLLGVLITVLVGGLDPATFRQLLEPLLAAVLFLFTLLMMPVFLVLGVVVEAIVKALTASGVLSEEEVLGLGSLIEQGEPQQTTRLEELLRRLQDFLAAIGGIETCLSILALLLIVAVIVLTLRRQQRAALQEGEEREDLEGDMLGSLRDMFRRGVDAVNRALNTIGQFGLGRDLLAALTVRRAYAQMVRQASKLGYPRGTSQTPYEYRVVLQAAFPQAQEAIDVITEAYVRVHYGEAPETEEALAAVIRALEGFKAAAAVAAQAGSG, from the coding sequence GTGAATCTGTTCCTTCGCCTGCACGATCCTTCCCTGCCCTACGTCCGTCCGCAGCTCCGGCAGGAAGCCACCCATCTGCTGGCCGCCCTGACCGAAGCGATGTGGCTCGCCCCTTGGTTTGTGGTAGTACTCTCCGGGGCGCAGGGCGCCGCCCCGCCACTGGTGCTGTTCTATGTAGCGGCCAACATCGTCGCCGCATTGCTGATCGTGCGGCTGCTGGATTCCCGTGGCATGTGGGAGAATCTGCGGCAAATCGTCTTCGTGGCGGCGCTGATCCTGGCGCTGCTATACACTGTGGGCGTGATGTTCCCCCCGGCCCGGCAGGCCACAACCGTGACCGCAATCAGCGACAATGTTGATCCAATCCCGATGGTGACGGTGCCACCGTTCATCCCGGCGCTGATCATGATCGGGCTACTGTGGTGGCGCGGGCTGCGTCTGGCGCTGGTGCCGCCAACACCGACGCGGCTGGCGTTTGGTATGCGGCTGGGCATCCTGTTCTTTGCCGCGGCCTCACTGGTGCCGGTCGCCCGACCGGTGATGCTCTCTGCATTACCGCCCTTCTTCTTCTTTGGTCTGCTGGGAACCAGCCTGGCCCGCGCCATCGCCCTGCGCGAGTCCGGCGGCGTGGCGGTAGCCTTTGGGCCGCGCTGGACGGCCTTCATGATCCTGGCTGTGAGCGGGATCACATTGCTGGGCGTGTTGATCACCGTGCTGGTGGGCGGCCTGGATCCAGCGACCTTCAGGCAGTTACTGGAACCGCTGCTGGCCGCCGTACTCTTTCTGTTCACATTACTGATGATGCCCGTCTTCCTGGTGCTGGGCGTGGTTGTGGAGGCAATCGTCAAGGCACTGACAGCCAGCGGCGTACTGAGCGAGGAAGAAGTGCTCGGTCTGGGATCGTTGATCGAGCAGGGCGAGCCACAGCAGACAACCCGGCTGGAGGAACTGCTCCGCCGGCTGCAGGACTTTCTGGCGGCTATCGGCGGCATCGAGACCTGTCTGAGCATTCTGGCGCTGCTGCTGATCGTGGCGGTGATCGTGCTGACCCTGCGACGGCAACAACGGGCCGCGCTACAGGAGGGCGAGGAGCGCGAAGATCTGGAAGGGGACATGCTGGGCAGCCTGCGGGATATGTTCCGGCGGGGCGTGGATGCAGTCAACCGGGCGCTCAACACGATCGGTCAGTTTGGCCTGGGGCGCGACCTGCTGGCGGCGTTGACGGTGCGCCGCGCCTATGCTCAGATGGTACGCCAGGCCAGCAAGCTTGGCTATCCACGCGGCACTTCCCAGACGCCCTACGAGTATCGCGTCGTCCTGCAAGCCGCTTTTCCGCAGGCGCAGGAGGCCATTGATGTCATCACCGAAGCCTACGTGCGCGTCCATTATGGCGAAGCGCCGGAGACTGAAGAGGCGCTGGCAGCCGTGATCCGGGCGCTGGAAGGCTTCAAGGCTGCAGCAGCGGTGGCAGCACAGGCTGGGTCTGGTTAA